From one Haloferax marinisediminis genomic stretch:
- a CDS encoding outer membrane protein assembly factor BamB family protein, whose translation MNSRDTPSSRREVGGRRSPSSGHRLQRRDVLRLAGAGTLAALTGCLGGNDAGSTGDGRADWPHPNFSPRGTSYNPRAVGPSSKPSEAWGVEVGGLGLARPTVYEDTVYYATAEQLRAFAVEDGTERWSVDVESRSGFRSPVTVDSDHVYIGQTGTRTGVLAFTHDGEEVWHAPTESSVWASVLRPNPDDDHVYAADTDSNVFRIRASDGTVEWQTTVFGPVVRLVARWDELVVGTEAGEVVALLDSGAEPTGMWRTKLPGSIQALSIISGGDVIAGAFGAGVAHLRGAGRAGRIGWHQTESSPHRSVVVGPDRVFSTDGSGIHAYDENDGSSSWNADGDYFAPPAGAGDTIFVSETSDGGGVIAYDRSGGIGVGGARLGNHRWEYSLEGGAATGPTPAHDTLFVVEDGGENDSARLVALREE comes from the coding sequence ATGAATTCGCGCGATACGCCCTCCAGTCGACGCGAAGTCGGCGGACGGCGGTCACCTTCGTCGGGACACCGACTACAACGGCGTGACGTGCTTCGACTCGCCGGCGCAGGCACGCTCGCCGCGCTCACCGGATGCCTCGGTGGCAACGACGCCGGGTCGACCGGCGACGGCCGTGCCGACTGGCCACATCCGAACTTCTCGCCACGGGGAACCAGCTACAATCCCCGAGCGGTTGGACCGTCATCGAAACCGAGCGAAGCGTGGGGCGTGGAGGTCGGCGGGTTGGGACTGGCTCGGCCGACCGTCTACGAAGATACGGTCTACTACGCGACGGCTGAGCAACTCCGGGCCTTCGCCGTCGAGGACGGGACGGAGCGCTGGTCGGTCGACGTAGAGTCACGAAGTGGGTTCAGGTCGCCGGTGACCGTCGACTCCGACCACGTCTACATCGGCCAGACGGGAACCAGAACGGGAGTCCTCGCGTTCACCCACGACGGCGAAGAGGTGTGGCACGCGCCGACCGAGTCGAGCGTCTGGGCATCGGTACTCCGTCCGAATCCTGATGACGACCACGTCTACGCGGCCGATACAGACAGCAACGTCTTCCGTATCCGAGCGAGCGACGGTACTGTCGAGTGGCAAACAACCGTGTTCGGTCCTGTGGTCAGGCTGGTTGCTCGATGGGACGAACTGGTCGTCGGGACCGAGGCTGGCGAAGTCGTCGCACTCCTCGATTCGGGGGCAGAACCGACGGGCATGTGGCGGACGAAACTTCCCGGGTCGATACAGGCACTCTCCATCATCTCTGGCGGTGACGTCATCGCAGGCGCGTTCGGGGCAGGAGTCGCCCACCTTCGAGGTGCCGGCCGTGCCGGTCGAATCGGGTGGCATCAAACCGAGTCCTCGCCGCACCGCTCCGTGGTCGTCGGGCCGGACCGCGTGTTTTCCACCGACGGGAGCGGCATCCACGCCTACGACGAAAACGACGGGTCATCCTCGTGGAACGCCGACGGCGACTACTTCGCGCCGCCTGCTGGTGCTGGGGACACGATTTTCGTCTCAGAGACGAGCGACGGGGGCGGTGTCATCGCCTACGACCGCTCGGGTGGAATCGGCGTCGGAGGCGCGAGACTCGGTAACCATCGCTGGGAGTACTCGTTAGAGGGCGGTGCTGCGACAGGACCGACGCCTGCACACGACACGCTGTTCGTCGTCGAAGATGGCGGCGAAAACGACTCTGCGAGATTGGTCGCGTTGCGGGAAGAGTAG
- the deoC gene encoding deoxyribose-phosphate aldolase, with product MNRDDLAPRIDHTVLGPETTMKDVEAILDDAAEWGMNACIPPCYVAEASEYAPDVVLATVIGFPHGQNTTAAKREEAVDAWKAGADELDMVINVGRLKAGEDELVAEDISEVVAAVPIPVKVIIETALLTDEEKHRACEAAVEADAAFVKTSTGFADGGATVEDVELMAEYLPVKASGGVGSYEDALAMFEAGAERIGASSGVEIVSGAPDE from the coding sequence ATGAACCGAGACGACCTCGCGCCCCGTATCGACCACACGGTCCTCGGACCCGAGACGACGATGAAAGACGTCGAAGCCATCCTCGACGACGCCGCCGAATGGGGGATGAACGCCTGCATCCCGCCGTGTTACGTCGCCGAAGCCAGTGAGTACGCTCCAGACGTCGTCCTCGCCACGGTCATCGGCTTTCCCCACGGCCAGAACACGACGGCCGCGAAGCGCGAAGAAGCGGTCGACGCCTGGAAGGCTGGCGCCGACGAACTCGACATGGTCATCAACGTCGGTCGGCTCAAAGCCGGCGAAGACGAACTCGTCGCCGAGGATATCTCGGAAGTCGTCGCAGCCGTCCCCATCCCGGTGAAGGTCATCATCGAGACGGCGCTCCTCACGGACGAGGAAAAGCACCGTGCCTGTGAGGCGGCAGTCGAAGCAGACGCCGCCTTCGTCAAGACCTCGACCGGATTCGCAGACGGTGGCGCGACGGTCGAAGACGTCGAACTCATGGCGGAGTATCTACCCGTGAAGGCGTCCGGCGGCGTGGGGTCCTACGAGGACGCGCTGGCGATGTTCGAAGCAGGTGCCGAGCGTATCGGTGCGTCTTCAGGTGTCGAAATCGTCTCGGGCGCGCCAGACGAATAA
- a CDS encoding DUF63 family protein — protein sequence MAILPEGFALPPLPYLVVLVAGLVGVGVGLVRTRPSVSEGHILALVPWMVSGSALHVLYVVGLLPSAIEPFGGTPAVYLTVAVLAGATWLALALAESASPRNLALPGIVLAGLLVVLALGSGLAAGTLSPLWPGIALAVALLITPVTWGVLTRIDPNAAVAGTLGVVAIFGHALDGVSTAVGIDVLGFGERTPLSRLILEAAGALPTADIIGTGWLFVLVKLAVVSVVVALLADYVREEPVEGSLLLGLVAAVGLGPGVHNLLLFAISGA from the coding sequence ATGGCCATCCTCCCCGAAGGATTCGCGCTTCCCCCACTGCCGTATCTCGTCGTCCTCGTCGCTGGCCTCGTCGGCGTCGGTGTCGGCCTCGTTAGAACGCGCCCGTCTGTCTCGGAGGGGCACATCCTCGCACTCGTTCCGTGGATGGTGTCGGGGTCGGCGCTTCACGTCCTCTACGTCGTCGGACTGCTCCCGTCCGCTATCGAACCGTTCGGCGGGACGCCCGCAGTCTACCTCACTGTCGCAGTGCTCGCCGGAGCAACGTGGCTTGCACTGGCGCTCGCCGAGTCTGCGTCTCCTCGAAACCTCGCACTCCCGGGTATCGTCCTCGCGGGACTGCTCGTCGTACTCGCCCTCGGTAGCGGACTGGCCGCCGGGACGCTCAGCCCACTCTGGCCCGGAATCGCCCTCGCCGTTGCGTTACTCATCACGCCCGTGACGTGGGGTGTCCTGACCCGAATCGACCCCAACGCAGCGGTCGCAGGCACCCTCGGCGTCGTCGCCATCTTCGGACACGCGCTCGACGGTGTCTCGACTGCCGTCGGCATCGACGTTCTCGGCTTCGGCGAGCGAACACCACTCTCGCGTCTCATTCTCGAAGCGGCCGGTGCACTTCCAACGGCGGACATCATCGGGACCGGGTGGCTCTTCGTCCTCGTGAAACTCGCCGTTGTGAGTGTCGTCGTGGCGCTCCTCGCCGATTACGTCCGCGAGGAACCCGTCGAAGGGTCGCTTCTCTTGGGGCTCGTCGCTGCCGTTGGACTCGGACCCGGCGTCCACAACCTGCTGTTGTTCGCAATCTCGGGAGCCTAA
- a CDS encoding DUF7344 domain-containing protein — translation MQDLIILMYDAYSTTDRLAVSDILGNPHRNHVLHVLRCHGTPMTLETLAMHVDRSNATDPFPGSATGVEPVSMVKLHHTHLPKLDDVGVIRYDSYEQTVVSVNDERLDSLVELGQQMLESLRYDRPRTD, via the coding sequence TTGCAGGATTTGATTATTCTGATGTATGATGCTTATTCAACGACCGATAGGTTAGCAGTGTCCGATATCCTCGGAAATCCACACCGCAACCACGTACTGCACGTCCTCAGGTGTCATGGGACACCGATGACATTGGAGACGCTCGCGATGCACGTCGACCGCTCAAACGCAACTGACCCATTTCCCGGTTCGGCCACCGGTGTGGAACCTGTTTCGATGGTGAAACTTCACCACACACATCTTCCAAAACTGGATGACGTCGGTGTAATTAGGTACGACTCGTACGAACAGACCGTGGTCTCTGTGAACGACGAACGACTCGACTCACTCGTCGAGTTGGGACAGCAGATGCTCGAGTCACTTCGATATGACCGACCAAGAACCGACTAG
- a CDS encoding carbohydrate kinase family protein — protein sequence MSRVICAGHVNWDVTLRVDALPEPDGEATVESRVGAGGGSAANVASGLVGLDLPTSLLGSVGDDEYGHAAIAELASKGVDCSHIVSVDHGPTTVKYIVVDADGEVFVLGSPGVNEAFEASDLSTDALVEADHLHLTSQSPGTAAALARRALDAETTVSFDPGRRIGDRGYTEALRLVDYVFLNDREAATALGEAAESHPNGGKRRRHDGPGGNGGVVGDALDDTTLVLKHGPKGAEVRDEDERHVHPGYPVDAVDTTGAGDAFAAGFIAARLDGRSYERSLAVANACGALTAAEPGARTQLSWRRLDDLVER from the coding sequence ATGTCCCGTGTCATCTGTGCCGGCCACGTGAACTGGGACGTCACCCTCCGCGTGGACGCTCTTCCCGAACCAGACGGCGAAGCAACTGTCGAGTCCCGGGTCGGTGCTGGCGGCGGCAGTGCCGCGAACGTCGCCAGCGGGTTGGTCGGCTTGGACCTCCCAACCTCGCTCCTCGGGAGCGTCGGCGACGACGAGTACGGGCACGCCGCCATCGCCGAACTCGCATCGAAGGGTGTCGACTGCAGTCACATCGTCAGCGTCGACCACGGTCCGACGACGGTCAAGTACATCGTCGTCGACGCCGACGGCGAAGTGTTCGTTCTCGGGTCTCCGGGCGTGAACGAGGCGTTCGAGGCGTCCGACCTCTCGACCGATGCGCTCGTCGAGGCAGACCACCTTCACTTGACGAGTCAGTCACCGGGGACCGCGGCCGCACTCGCCAGACGAGCACTCGACGCCGAGACGACGGTGAGTTTCGACCCCGGTCGGCGCATCGGTGACCGAGGCTACACCGAGGCACTCCGACTGGTCGACTACGTCTTTCTCAACGACCGTGAGGCCGCGACGGCGCTCGGAGAGGCGGCAGAGTCGCACCCGAACGGGGGCAAAAGACGGAGACACGACGGTCCCGGTGGCAACGGCGGCGTCGTCGGCGACGCACTCGACGACACGACACTGGTCCTCAAACACGGCCCGAAGGGAGCAGAAGTCCGTGATGAGGACGAACGACACGTCCACCCGGGGTACCCCGTCGACGCGGTGGACACGACTGGCGCGGGCGACGCGTTCGCTGCCGGATTCATCGCGGCGCGACTCGACGGCCGGTCTTACGAACGGTCTCTCGCCGTCGCGAACGCGTGTGGTGCACTCACTGCGGCCGAGCCGGGTGCCCGAACACAACTGAGCTGGCGACGACTCGACGACCTCGTGGAACGGTGA
- a CDS encoding nucleoside phosphorylase: protein MAKQPHLLVEEGDVNDIALIPGDPGRVDRIAKQCENVEEVAENREYKVVNAEYEGVPLTISSTGIGCPSAAIALEELSRVGVETFIRVGTIGALQEDIEIGDMIVATGAAKEEGTSKRYESEVYPAVPDYEVLTSLVDAAEANDEDVHVGPIVSDDAFYNESDEYVEDWNAAGLLAIEMEAATVFSLARRKGLRAGAICTVDGNLVAGTQKGADSDEELPEKAKNNVERAISITLDAVVDLA from the coding sequence ATGGCGAAACAGCCCCATCTCCTCGTCGAAGAAGGCGACGTAAACGACATCGCACTCATCCCGGGCGACCCAGGGCGCGTCGACCGCATCGCAAAGCAGTGTGAGAACGTCGAAGAAGTCGCAGAGAACCGCGAGTACAAGGTCGTCAACGCGGAGTACGAGGGCGTCCCGCTGACCATCTCCTCGACGGGTATCGGGTGTCCGTCGGCCGCAATCGCGCTCGAGGAACTCTCCCGTGTCGGTGTGGAGACGTTCATCCGCGTCGGCACCATCGGTGCACTCCAAGAGGACATCGAAATCGGCGACATGATCGTCGCGACCGGTGCCGCCAAAGAGGAAGGCACGTCCAAGCGCTACGAGTCTGAAGTCTACCCGGCCGTTCCGGACTACGAGGTGCTCACCTCGCTCGTCGACGCGGCGGAAGCGAACGACGAAGACGTCCACGTCGGCCCAATCGTCTCCGACGACGCGTTCTACAACGAGTCCGACGAGTACGTCGAAGACTGGAACGCGGCCGGTCTCCTCGCCATCGAGATGGAGGCGGCGACCGTGTTCTCCCTCGCCCGCCGCAAGGGCCTCCGCGCTGGTGCCATCTGTACGGTCGACGGCAACCTCGTCGCCGGCACCCAGAAGGGCGCCGACTCCGACGAAGAACTCCCTGAGAAGGCGAAGAACAACGTCGAGCGCGCTATCAGTATCACGCTCGACGCCGTGGTCGACCTCGCGTAA
- a CDS encoding universal stress protein codes for MDIRHLAARVVARVSELRTRIRRIERREAVAFGRWIENTNNLLHLTVLLVIPLLIASVTFVSNAVSTLSFLLFPPLASGSYTLFSDPEGQYASPVKFILALTVGALCGLVAYGFTTWVYGPTGTAIVHPSSAALAIFLAGSATWALDIEAPSAFSTALLTLVTGDVNPEEYVVSIFFASVVIAIVFSVWRQRFYERRAEYLYGTVKGDDHVLVPMRGETAERTAFFAALLAAAHEAGKVVLLDVLPPESTAETQASTVDADTETKSETETKPETPEDSTGNPAADAAVERLERCAHRIRTRVGVPVEVVVARGDPLTATVEAAANTNSDLVVTPYEEDRGLLSDYVRGLFGGEYDTVAFRSKGESDRWKRVLVLVSRPGDAAHAMIDFATRLAGKTGSVSVTTCIGAEVERRPAESKLANLVETADGNIETRVARTEVTKFIASNAATYDLVVLGSSGERSAASRFIAPPTFERIRETDCDVAVFDRGN; via the coding sequence GTGGACATTCGCCACCTCGCGGCCCGTGTGGTCGCACGCGTCAGCGAACTCCGCACTCGAATTCGGCGGATAGAGCGGCGCGAGGCGGTGGCGTTCGGCCGCTGGATAGAGAATACGAACAATCTCCTTCATCTCACCGTCTTACTCGTCATTCCGCTCCTCATCGCGAGCGTGACGTTCGTCTCGAACGCGGTGAGCACCCTCTCGTTCCTGCTGTTTCCTCCACTCGCGTCCGGTTCGTACACACTCTTTTCCGACCCCGAAGGGCAGTACGCCTCGCCAGTGAAGTTCATCCTCGCGCTCACGGTTGGCGCACTCTGTGGCCTCGTCGCCTACGGATTCACCACGTGGGTCTACGGGCCGACGGGAACCGCAATCGTCCACCCGTCGTCTGCCGCGCTCGCGATTTTCCTCGCTGGCTCTGCGACGTGGGCGCTCGACATCGAAGCACCCTCTGCGTTCTCGACTGCGCTCTTGACGCTCGTCACGGGAGATGTGAACCCAGAGGAGTACGTGGTGAGCATCTTCTTCGCGAGCGTCGTCATCGCGATCGTGTTCAGCGTCTGGCGCCAGCGATTCTACGAGCGACGCGCTGAGTACCTCTACGGAACGGTCAAAGGTGACGACCACGTCCTCGTCCCGATGCGTGGCGAGACAGCGGAGCGAACTGCCTTCTTCGCTGCGCTCCTCGCGGCGGCGCACGAGGCTGGAAAAGTCGTCCTGCTCGACGTTCTCCCGCCGGAGTCGACGGCGGAGACGCAGGCGTCTACAGTCGATGCCGACACAGAGACGAAGTCAGAGACAGAGACGAAGCCGGAGACGCCGGAAGATTCGACCGGCAACCCTGCCGCCGACGCTGCAGTCGAGCGTCTCGAACGGTGTGCGCACAGGATTCGAACCAGAGTGGGCGTTCCCGTCGAAGTCGTCGTGGCGCGAGGCGACCCACTGACGGCAACGGTCGAGGCCGCTGCAAACACTAACTCAGACCTCGTCGTCACGCCGTACGAGGAAGACCGTGGCCTGCTGTCGGACTACGTCCGCGGGCTGTTCGGTGGTGAGTACGACACGGTCGCCTTCCGGTCGAAAGGAGAGTCAGACCGTTGGAAACGGGTTCTGGTGCTCGTCTCTCGGCCGGGCGATGCCGCACACGCGATGATAGACTTCGCGACCCGACTCGCTGGAAAGACCGGGAGTGTGAGCGTCACGACCTGCATCGGTGCAGAGGTCGAGCGTCGGCCGGCAGAGTCAAAACTGGCGAACCTCGTGGAGACGGCAGACGGAAACATCGAGACGCGTGTCGCCCGAACCGAAGTGACGAAGTTTATCGCTTCGAACGCCGCGACGTACGACCTCGTTGTCCTCGGGTCGAGTGGAGAACGCTCTGCAGCCTCGCGATTCATCGCACCGCCGACGTTCGAACGAATCAGAGAAACCGACTGCGACGTCGCCGTCTTCGACCGCGGAAACTAG
- a CDS encoding NAD-binding protein produces MVSARDWVGARTTVTTVFIVAILSAVTGILNISSPVAGGVFSSVIPEVIRITAGFTGTLTGFLLLASVYGLRRRLRPAWYSTVILLPVSAAQGLIQSPARAIPLIGFSIISLVLCLLNYRAFDRDLDWNVTQLSALLAIAGAQTYATAGAYALREQFNGVDSLFDAFYFALVTGSTVGYGDITPRTAVAKLFGMSALLVTVASFAVALGVLLTPAIEARLTKALGRMTESQLEILDNHILVLGHGELTEPILEELEDRADVLIITPNAERAQRLSDRGYDVFTADPSDEESLKRARVEVARSAIVATNNDAEDALAILTARQLNPDIHIVAAATQRENEPKLRRAGADTVISPAALGGHFLAESAIGGGGLETVEERLLEEQPDEMVEDADTNAADTDANSDD; encoded by the coding sequence ATGGTGTCGGCACGCGACTGGGTAGGCGCCCGAACCACAGTGACGACCGTCTTCATCGTCGCAATCCTGTCTGCAGTGACAGGGATATTGAACATCAGTTCGCCCGTGGCGGGTGGCGTTTTCAGCTCGGTCATCCCCGAAGTGATTCGCATCACGGCGGGGTTCACCGGCACGCTGACCGGATTTCTGCTTCTGGCCAGCGTCTACGGCCTCCGACGGCGTCTCCGGCCGGCGTGGTACTCGACAGTCATCCTCCTCCCGGTGTCCGCCGCGCAGGGACTCATCCAGTCTCCCGCTCGCGCGATTCCGCTGATTGGCTTCTCGATTATCAGTCTCGTCCTCTGTTTGCTGAACTACCGGGCGTTCGACCGCGACCTCGACTGGAACGTCACGCAGTTGTCGGCGCTCTTGGCTATCGCCGGCGCACAGACGTACGCAACGGCGGGGGCGTACGCACTCAGAGAGCAGTTCAACGGCGTCGACTCGCTGTTCGACGCGTTCTACTTCGCACTCGTGACCGGCAGTACCGTCGGATACGGCGACATCACCCCGCGAACGGCAGTTGCGAAACTGTTCGGGATGTCGGCACTGCTCGTCACCGTCGCGAGTTTCGCAGTGGCACTCGGTGTCCTGCTCACGCCTGCCATCGAAGCACGACTCACCAAAGCACTTGGACGCATGACCGAATCACAACTCGAAATCCTCGACAACCACATCCTCGTCCTCGGACACGGGGAACTGACCGAACCGATTCTCGAAGAACTCGAAGACCGCGCAGACGTACTCATCATCACGCCCAACGCAGAACGGGCACAACGACTCTCCGACCGTGGGTACGACGTCTTCACGGCCGACCCAAGCGACGAAGAGTCGCTCAAGCGCGCCCGCGTCGAAGTCGCCCGCTCGGCTATCGTCGCCACCAACAACGACGCCGAAGACGCGCTCGCCATCCTAACAGCCCGACAGCTCAACCCCGACATCCACATCGTCGCGGCGGCGACACAGCGCGAGAACGAACCGAAACTCCGCCGCGCCGGCGCGGATACCGTCATCAGTCCTGCTGCACTCGGTGGTCACTTCCTCGCCGAGTCAGCTATCGGTGGCGGCGGCCTCGAAACGGTCGAAGAACGACTGCTCGAAGAACAACCGGACGAGATGGTCGAAGACGCCGATACTAACGCCGCCGACACCGACGCCAACTCCGACGACTAG
- a CDS encoding potassium channel family protein: MASLPVEVVYGLYFGILTGLVPAAVAWLFGFGFRYVTGVTIPGLAVVVLSVAIAGASGGLMALADPTITQSDNQARLTVALLVVLMGALYAHNRGDAFANEIPRKMSLRMLTERTLSTDVVELVGGRGQVTVSVTREVDDIEGYPPVPLDIRTAIRDGEWTFPADIPLVELESRFADRLQTEFDLVAVEVEIDEQARASVAAAAPVGGLSKRLPAGKRAVSIEALVPTGLARGDDVVVATDGGTVTASVVGVDSVAEVTETDDSEDEDAPKAPTRAPTAVGGEGRVTVAVERPDVEALLQSDTKQFVVTSRGVRREFELVSLLRRVGKRFSRLTAGVDGPLDGVTLRAASVRDTYGVAILAVRHGGTWTIAPRGDQEVSAGDTLYAVGSRSDLAAFEEAIA, translated from the coding sequence ATGGCTTCACTCCCTGTCGAAGTAGTCTATGGACTCTACTTCGGCATCCTCACGGGACTCGTCCCGGCCGCCGTCGCGTGGCTCTTCGGGTTCGGGTTCCGCTACGTGACCGGGGTCACGATTCCCGGTCTCGCAGTCGTCGTCCTCAGCGTCGCCATCGCGGGTGCGAGCGGTGGCCTCATGGCTCTCGCGGACCCGACGATTACGCAGTCCGACAATCAGGCCAGACTGACTGTCGCGCTGTTGGTCGTGCTGATGGGCGCACTCTACGCACACAATCGCGGCGACGCGTTCGCGAACGAAATTCCCCGGAAGATGTCGCTTCGAATGCTCACCGAACGGACGCTCTCGACCGACGTGGTCGAACTCGTCGGCGGCCGCGGACAGGTCACTGTGAGCGTCACGCGAGAAGTCGACGACATAGAAGGCTACCCGCCGGTCCCACTCGACATCCGCACTGCGATTCGTGACGGCGAGTGGACGTTCCCTGCGGACATCCCACTCGTCGAACTCGAATCGCGGTTCGCAGACCGACTCCAGACCGAGTTCGACCTCGTCGCAGTCGAAGTCGAAATCGACGAACAGGCCCGTGCGAGCGTTGCTGCTGCTGCACCCGTCGGTGGCCTCTCGAAACGCCTACCCGCCGGGAAGCGAGCCGTCTCTATCGAGGCACTCGTCCCGACCGGTCTCGCACGAGGAGACGACGTCGTCGTCGCCACCGATGGTGGCACTGTCACGGCGAGCGTCGTCGGCGTCGATTCGGTCGCAGAGGTGACAGAGACCGACGATTCGGAGGACGAAGACGCCCCCAAAGCACCGACTCGGGCACCGACAGCGGTCGGTGGCGAAGGCCGCGTGACGGTCGCAGTCGAGCGACCCGACGTTGAAGCACTCCTCCAAAGCGACACGAAGCAGTTCGTCGTCACCTCTCGTGGCGTCCGCCGTGAGTTCGAACTGGTCTCGCTGCTTCGCCGCGTTGGCAAGCGGTTCTCCAGACTCACCGCGGGCGTCGACGGCCCCCTCGACGGGGTGACACTCAGAGCGGCCAGTGTCCGCGACACGTACGGCGTGGCCATCCTCGCTGTTCGACACGGTGGGACGTGGACGATTGCACCTCGCGGCGATCAGGAAGTCTCGGCCGGTGACACACTGTACGCCGTCGGGTCGCGTTCTGACCTCGCCGCGTTCGAGGAGGCGATTGCATGA
- a CDS encoding potassium transporter TrkA: MSFLAAELVAGVVGQVSLPPASDPLVRTILRVIGLIVGAFLASGVAALTYRWYTREVIPRALALLFGTSVVALYLNTVGLFGNFVTGSDTAVFQLDTVLFNTTALAGGALASPVGRLVGDRLATDVFAVAGAKELDADVSRLVRTVGRVTTVTIPEEIGDIEAYDPVSETIKTQLSGKTLLFPRRLTEDQLRERLVERVKDDHGVGHVDVEFEDGDVSYFALGSRAAGLGPTLAPGTVAVAIRADPGPGAAAGDPVQVWAVPNASDDTESDATTATTNGEETRIESDGSGSVPTRVAFGELRGVADDVATVALDEEDASKLTGADEYRVVTLPADPRVDREFASLLRSADETMAVTTVQPDAALDGGRVADVDTTVVAIRPANNPIDAIPARTRELRAGDTLYVIGRPEVLRKVERRAATDDNLTDGGEDEDGDTDTDGGDSVGAESATQSGAQSS, translated from the coding sequence ATGTCGTTCCTCGCCGCCGAACTCGTCGCAGGCGTCGTCGGGCAGGTCTCACTCCCGCCGGCGAGCGACCCACTGGTCAGGACCATCCTCCGCGTCATCGGCCTCATCGTTGGGGCGTTCCTCGCGTCGGGTGTCGCCGCACTCACGTATCGATGGTACACGCGCGAAGTCATCCCTCGGGCGCTCGCACTCCTCTTTGGTACCTCGGTCGTGGCGCTGTACCTGAACACCGTCGGCCTGTTCGGAAACTTCGTCACGGGGAGTGACACGGCGGTCTTCCAACTCGACACAGTGCTGTTCAACACGACGGCGCTGGCGGGTGGCGCACTCGCCTCGCCGGTCGGCCGTCTCGTCGGTGACAGACTCGCGACCGACGTGTTCGCCGTTGCGGGGGCGAAAGAACTCGACGCCGACGTGAGTCGTCTCGTCCGCACCGTCGGGCGGGTGACGACGGTGACGATTCCAGAAGAGATTGGCGACATCGAAGCCTACGACCCAGTCTCCGAGACTATCAAGACCCAGTTGAGCGGGAAGACGCTGCTGTTCCCGCGGCGACTCACAGAAGACCAACTCCGAGAACGCCTCGTCGAACGGGTCAAAGACGACCACGGCGTCGGCCACGTCGACGTGGAGTTCGAAGACGGTGACGTCTCCTACTTCGCACTCGGGAGTCGCGCTGCCGGCCTCGGCCCGACGCTCGCACCGGGGACTGTCGCCGTCGCAATCCGCGCAGACCCCGGACCGGGGGCAGCCGCCGGCGACCCAGTGCAAGTGTGGGCCGTTCCGAACGCGTCGGACGACACCGAGTCTGACGCGACGACCGCGACCACGAACGGGGAAGAAACCCGTATCGAGAGTGATGGCAGTGGCTCTGTGCCGACCCGCGTTGCGTTCGGCGAACTGCGCGGCGTCGCCGACGACGTCGCCACCGTCGCTCTCGACGAAGAAGACGCGAGCAAACTCACCGGTGCCGACGAATACCGGGTCGTCACCCTTCCAGCAGACCCTCGCGTCGACCGTGAGTTCGCGTCACTGCTTCGGAGCGCCGACGAGACGATGGCAGTCACGACGGTGCAACCCGACGCCGCGCTCGACGGGGGACGCGTCGCCGACGTGGACACGACTGTCGTCGCCATCCGCCCGGCGAACAACCCCATCGACGCCATCCCTGCGCGAACCCGAGAACTGCGTGCTGGGGATACGCTCTACGTCATCGGCCGTCCAGAGGTGCTCCGGAAGGTCGAACGGCGTGCGGCGACGGACGATAATCTGACCGATGGTGGCGAGGACGAGGAT